Proteins encoded within one genomic window of Lysinibacillus louembei:
- the sucD gene encoding succinate--CoA ligase subunit alpha has translation MSVYINKDTKVIVQGITGETALFHTKQMLEYGTKIVAGVTPGKGGLEVEGVPVFNTVQDAVNATGANVSVIYVPAPFAADAIMEAVDAGLDMAICITEHIPVLDMVKVKRYMEGKKTRLVGPNCPGVITSDECKIGIMPGYIHTKGHVGVVSRSGTLTYEAVHQLSQEGIGQSTAVGIGGDPVNGTNFIDVLSAFNDDPDTYAVVMIGEIGGTAEEEAAEWVKANMTKPVVGFIGGQTAPPGKRMGHAGAIISGGKGTAAEKIKAMNAAGIEVADTPSVIGETLIRVIKEKGLYDKCKTH, from the coding sequence ATGAGTGTTTATATTAATAAAGACACGAAAGTAATCGTACAAGGGATTACTGGGGAAACAGCACTTTTCCATACAAAGCAAATGCTTGAATACGGTACAAAAATCGTAGCTGGTGTTACACCGGGTAAAGGCGGCTTAGAAGTAGAAGGAGTACCAGTATTCAATACTGTTCAAGACGCAGTAAATGCAACAGGCGCTAACGTATCTGTTATCTACGTACCAGCACCATTTGCAGCAGATGCAATTATGGAAGCAGTAGATGCAGGCTTAGATATGGCAATCTGTATTACAGAGCATATCCCTGTTCTTGATATGGTGAAAGTAAAACGTTATATGGAAGGCAAGAAAACACGTTTAGTAGGACCAAACTGTCCAGGTGTTATTACATCTGATGAATGTAAAATTGGTATTATGCCAGGCTACATCCATACAAAAGGTCATGTTGGTGTTGTATCACGCTCAGGTACATTAACGTATGAAGCAGTACACCAATTATCACAAGAAGGTATCGGTCAATCAACAGCGGTTGGTATCGGTGGTGACCCTGTAAACGGGACAAACTTTATCGATGTATTATCAGCGTTCAATGACGACCCAGACACATATGCGGTAGTTATGATTGGTGAAATCGGTGGTACAGCTGAAGAAGAAGCGGCTGAGTGGGTAAAAGCGAACATGACAAAACCAGTTGTTGGCTTTATCGGTGGTCAAACAGCACCTCCAGGTAAACGTATGGGACATGCTGGTGCGATTATTTCAGGCGGTAAAGGTACAGCTGCTGAAAAAATCAAAGCGATGAACGCAGCAGGTATTGAAGTAGCAGATACACCATCTGTTATCGGCGAAACATTAATTCGTGTCATCAAAGAAAAAGGTCTTTACGACAAATGTAAAACACATTAA
- a CDS encoding EscU/YscU/HrcU family type III secretion system export apparatus switch protein: MSEKRYVRKEAIALSYNPGENAGPKVVAKGKGKIAENILEQASLHNVPIHEDSNLVELLGQLDLNETIPEQLYQAVAEVFAFIYHLDRQHNELKRRD; this comes from the coding sequence ATGAGTGAAAAAAGATATGTCAGAAAAGAAGCGATTGCGCTTTCCTATAACCCTGGTGAAAATGCAGGTCCAAAAGTAGTTGCAAAAGGTAAAGGGAAAATCGCTGAAAATATTTTAGAACAGGCATCGCTCCATAATGTCCCGATTCATGAGGATTCGAATCTTGTCGAATTGTTAGGACAGCTTGATTTAAACGAAACAATACCAGAGCAGCTATATCAAGCAGTAGCAGAAGTATTCGCCTTTATTTATCATTTGGATCGTCAGCATAATGAATTAAAACGACGCGATTAG
- a CDS encoding ribonuclease HII translates to MQTIKEIAAALKAATQYEAWMEEIQQDERTGVQKAWQQFLKRMDKKQRLQQEHEAKIAFDAQFGQLVAGVDEAGRGPLAGPVVTAAVILPENCQALLGLNDSKQLSKEAREYMCTLVKKHALSYSIHFQSAKIIDELNIYEATKQSMATSVETLKIKPNFVIVDAMTLPIKIPQQSIIKGDAKSLAIAAASILAKTARDQYMEELAQQFPQYGFEQHAGYGTKQHLEALSAYGPTLHHRASFEPIKSMMKG, encoded by the coding sequence ATGCAAACGATAAAAGAAATTGCAGCAGCTTTGAAAGCTGCAACACAATATGAAGCTTGGATGGAGGAAATCCAGCAAGATGAGCGCACAGGTGTACAAAAGGCATGGCAGCAATTTTTAAAACGCATGGACAAAAAGCAAAGGCTACAGCAAGAGCATGAGGCTAAAATTGCTTTTGATGCACAGTTTGGTCAGCTAGTAGCAGGTGTTGATGAGGCAGGGCGCGGACCATTAGCGGGTCCTGTTGTGACGGCGGCTGTTATCTTACCTGAAAACTGTCAAGCATTGCTAGGCTTAAATGATTCAAAGCAATTGTCTAAGGAAGCGAGAGAGTATATGTGTACGCTTGTGAAGAAGCACGCACTTAGCTACAGCATTCATTTTCAAAGTGCAAAAATAATTGATGAACTTAATATATACGAGGCGACGAAGCAATCGATGGCGACCAGTGTGGAAACATTAAAAATCAAACCCAATTTTGTTATAGTAGATGCAATGACATTGCCGATTAAAATTCCACAGCAGTCTATCATAAAAGGCGATGCAAAAAGCTTAGCGATAGCAGCTGCCTCTATTTTAGCAAAAACAGCACGTGATCAATATATGGAGGAGCTTGCACAACAGTTCCCACAATATGGCTTTGAACAGCATGCAGGTTATGGAACGAAGCAGCATTTAGAGGCACTTTCAGCATATGGGCCTACGTTGCACCATCGAGCAAGCTTTGAGCCAATCAAATCTATGATGAAGGGGTGA
- the ylqF gene encoding ribosome biogenesis GTPase YlqF: MTIQWFPGHMAKARREVSENLKLVDIVFELVDARLPLSSRNPMIDQVIHQKPRLLILNKQDMADEAETRKWLHYFEEQGQKAVAINSLEGKGLQAVTKAAQAILADKWARMKAKGMKPRAIRAMIVGIPNVGKSTLINRLAKKNIAKTGNTPGVTKAQQWIKVAKELELLDTPGILWPKFEDQEIGYKLALTGAIKDTITNMEDLAVYGLRFLSLHYPARMEERYKLTFVHDDLVETFNHIGKLRRVFGQGGEIDYDQVAELIVRDIRSQYLGKLTFDFVAEELEKEALTK; the protein is encoded by the coding sequence GTGACAATTCAATGGTTTCCAGGGCATATGGCGAAGGCACGCCGAGAAGTGTCCGAAAATTTAAAGCTTGTAGATATCGTGTTTGAGCTAGTGGATGCAAGACTTCCGCTATCATCACGCAACCCGATGATTGACCAAGTCATTCATCAAAAACCAAGGCTGCTTATTTTAAATAAACAAGATATGGCAGATGAAGCTGAAACACGCAAATGGCTGCACTATTTTGAAGAGCAAGGGCAGAAAGCAGTAGCGATTAATTCACTTGAAGGCAAAGGTCTACAGGCTGTCACAAAGGCAGCACAAGCGATTTTAGCAGATAAATGGGCACGTATGAAGGCAAAAGGTATGAAACCCCGTGCTATTCGTGCAATGATTGTCGGCATTCCGAATGTAGGGAAATCAACATTAATTAATCGCTTAGCGAAAAAAAATATCGCAAAAACAGGTAATACACCAGGTGTTACGAAGGCACAGCAATGGATTAAAGTGGCAAAAGAATTAGAATTACTCGATACACCAGGCATTTTATGGCCGAAATTCGAGGACCAAGAAATTGGTTATAAGCTAGCTTTAACAGGTGCGATTAAAGATACAATTACGAATATGGAAGACTTAGCTGTATACGGCTTACGTTTCTTATCACTACACTACCCAGCACGAATGGAAGAGCGTTACAAATTAACTTTTGTCCATGATGACTTAGTGGAAACATTCAACCATATCGGTAAACTACGCCGTGTTTTCGGGCAAGGTGGAGAAATCGACTATGATCAAGTAGCGGAGCTTATCGTACGTGATATTCGCAGTCAGTATTTAGGGAAGCTGACATTTGATTTTGTAGCTGAAGAATTAGAAAAAGAAGCCTTAACAAAATAA
- the sucC gene encoding ADP-forming succinate--CoA ligase subunit beta: MNIHEYQGKEILRKYGVAVPKGKVAFSPDEAVKVAKELGANVTVVKAQIHAGGRGKAGGVKIAKNLDEVRTYAKELLGKILVTHQTGPEGKEVKRLYIEEGSDIRKEYYLGLVLDRATSRVTLMGSEEGGMDIEEVAENTPEKIFKEVIDPVTGLTGFQARRMAFNMNIPAKLVNKAVKLMLGLYQAFVEKDASIVEINPLVVTGDDEVVALDAKFNFDANALYRHKDIVELRDFDEEDAKEIEASKYDLSYISLDGNIGCMVNGAGLAMATMDTISYYGGQPANFLDVGGGATAEKVTEAFKIILSDVNVKGIFVNIFGGIMKCDVIAEGVIEATKQVGLTIPLVVRLEGTNVELGKKLLNESGLNIVAADSMADGAQKIVGLVG, from the coding sequence ATGAATATCCATGAGTATCAAGGGAAGGAAATCTTGAGAAAGTATGGCGTTGCTGTACCGAAAGGAAAAGTAGCGTTTTCTCCAGATGAAGCTGTGAAAGTAGCGAAAGAATTAGGCGCTAACGTAACAGTTGTAAAAGCACAAATCCACGCAGGTGGTCGAGGTAAGGCGGGCGGTGTTAAGATTGCCAAAAATCTTGACGAGGTACGTACTTACGCAAAAGAACTACTTGGTAAAATATTAGTAACACACCAAACTGGTCCAGAAGGTAAAGAAGTAAAACGTCTTTACATTGAAGAAGGATCAGATATTCGTAAAGAATACTACTTAGGTTTAGTACTTGACCGTGCGACTTCTCGTGTCACTTTAATGGGCTCTGAAGAAGGCGGTATGGATATTGAAGAAGTGGCAGAGAATACGCCTGAAAAAATCTTCAAAGAAGTGATTGATCCTGTAACAGGCTTAACAGGCTTCCAAGCACGTCGTATGGCATTCAATATGAATATTCCAGCGAAATTAGTAAACAAAGCAGTTAAATTAATGCTAGGCTTATACCAAGCATTCGTTGAAAAAGATGCATCAATCGTTGAAATCAACCCATTAGTTGTAACAGGTGACGATGAAGTAGTAGCACTTGATGCGAAATTTAACTTCGATGCAAACGCATTATACCGTCATAAAGACATCGTTGAATTACGTGACTTTGATGAGGAAGATGCAAAAGAAATCGAAGCTTCTAAATATGATTTAAGCTACATCTCTTTAGATGGTAACATCGGCTGTATGGTTAACGGTGCTGGTTTAGCAATGGCAACAATGGATACAATCAGCTATTACGGCGGTCAACCGGCGAACTTCCTTGACGTTGGGGGCGGCGCTACAGCAGAAAAAGTAACAGAAGCATTTAAAATCATCCTATCTGACGTGAATGTAAAAGGTATTTTCGTTAATATTTTCGGTGGAATTATGAAGTGTGACGTTATTGCAGAGGGTGTTATTGAAGCAACGAAGCAAGTAGGGTTAACAATTCCATTAGTAGTGCGTTTAGAAGGTACAAACGTAGAGCTTGGTAAAAAATTATTAAACGAATCTGGTTTAAATATTGTCGCAGCAGATTCTATGGCTGATGGCGCACAAAAAATCGTAGGACTTGTAGGCTAA